From Plasmodium malariae genome assembly, contig: PmUG01_00_14, whole genome shotgun sequence, a single genomic window includes:
- the PmUG01_00033100 gene encoding fam-l protein: MFVTWMYYFNKDKITFDNCSKGNCIFDSKLNIRTHRLLGKCRQPKNLSALGLKGNKENIGMPKKEDISNNEKEATTKITELNGSLLSNTEGCKQANKNKSCIFETKKYSRFESKIFKELDYLDFLKNNRTI; encoded by the coding sequence attacGTTCGACAACTGCTCAAAAGGCAATTGCATATTTGAcagtaaattaaatataagaacTCATCGATTATTAGGAAAATGTAGGCAGCCTAAGAATTTAAGTGCTCTAGGgttaaaaggaaataaagaaaatattggAATGCCCAAGAAAGAagatatatcaaataatgaaaaagaggCAACAACAAAAATAACAGAATTAAATGGAAGTTTATTAAGTAATACAGAAGGATGTAAACAagctaataaaaataaatcgtgtatatttgaaacaaaaaaatattctcgTTTTGAatcaaaaattttcaaagaaCTGGATTATTtagattttcttaaaaataataggaCAATTTAG